The sequence CCAGTGACGAGCACATGCTTGAGGCTTGGGCATTCAGTGATTGGCACACGTTGGGCTAATTCTGGCGTGGTGATCATTGCTGTAGCTTGGCTATCGTTGACAATAAATTGAATCTCGTTGTACTGGAGTTGCACATTCAACGAAACGGCAATCGCGCCGAGTTTAATAATGCCAAGATAGCTAAACATAAATTCAGGAATATTGGGCAAGAAAAGCGCGACGCGATCGCCAACCCGAATGCCAAGTTGGGCTAGGCCATTAGCCACTTGATTAGCTTGTTGATCAAGTTCTTGATAGCTATAGTGGGTATTTTCAAAAATCAGCGCTAGCTTGTTGGGGCTGTGAAGTCGCGCTTTTTCAATATGCTGGGCAATATTCATCTGCTGCATCTTTCCCTTATCAATTCGTGGTTGGGCCGACCAACCTTCAATATCAGCACATTGGCACAAAGCAAGGCCTACGGGGTGCTCGCTGGAAGTGGCATCGCAGCCAATCTCAATCAGCAAACACCTCGATTGATCGCAAACAAATAACCTAGGAATCAGCCTTAATTGAGCACCAGAGGCGGCACTGCCTAGGGGCAAGCTTACGAGGCAACGGTTCGGGTATGCGGTAATTTGCTTTGAATTAATTCCAGCGCTGGGCTAGCAGCCTCCAAGGCGCGAAATTCCTCGCCCATTGCCGTAACTCGTTGTTTAAAGTTAGGATTTTGAATCACTTGGTTGAGCATGGTTTCCAGCGCTTGGGCCGAAACTTTACCCATCGCACCCATCAACCCTAGCTCATGGTAAACAACCCGCGCCGCATAGCCAGGTTGATCACGCATCCCAGGGAATACCACCATTGGCACGTTGAAATAGACACATTCCTTAATCGTGCCAACCCCACCATGGGTAATCATCACGCTGGTGCGCGGCAAAATTTGCTCGACCGAAGCCCATTGCAGCAAATGCACATTGGCTGGCACATTGGCAAATTCATGGGCTTTAAATTCTTTGCCGAGCGCCATAATCAATTGCCAATCGGGGCGACTGCGCATTGTGTCGATCACGGTTTGAAAAAAGCGCCGACTATGCTTGTAGATATGGCTTTGGCTGCCCAAGGTACAAAAAATCAGCGGTTTGTCGGGGTCAATCTGCGACCAATCAAAGGCCGCTTCTTGACGATCAAGATCGATCGATGGCTCACAGTAGAAAATCCCTTGCTCAACGCTTGGCCGTGGAAAATCAAAGGCTTGCGGGCAAAGCACGAGTTCGGGTATCTCAAGTTGCGGTCGCAAGCGCGGAAATAGCGCCGCTGGCACAACTAAATCGGCAGGAAAGCCAAAGTGGGTTGCCAGTTCGGTTAGTTTTTTCTGAAAATTGTAGCCAATCAAAAGGTTGGTTATTTTGATCGCTAACCCGCTGAATTTCCAAGCCATGCCAGCTTTAGAGAGCGAGGCAGGGGTGTTATCGGGCACAATATTGGTGACAACTGGCGGATAATTGGCGGCCTGCGGAAGATTAATATTAATACTCAGACTAATCACTTCCAGGCCAGCATGCCGCGCCATAAGGCTCAGCGGGGCCAAAAATCCATCAAAAAGACATAAATCTGTCCCAATATCCAACAAACTACGCTTGATTGGATTTTGATCTTCACGCACAGTTTGAAACAACTTGAGATAAAACGCCGTTTGCGAAACCTCTTTCAAAAAGGCTCGGCCACGGGTGTTTGCAATTCGCTCGGTTTGCTGAGCACGAAAGCCCTTGGGAAAATCCTCAGCAAACAAGGGCAAATATTCAAAGCCTTGCTTGCGAATATACTCCTCAAAATCGGCCAAGGCTAAATAGTACACCTGATGGCCTTGGGCTTTTAAGCTTTTGCCAAGCTTGAAACTAGGAATAAGATGGCCTTCTTCGGGAAACATACTGATAACAATCGTCGCCATTTGATCATACTCCTATCGTGGTTCCCCCTCGCTCGCTCGGCGGGAGAGGGGGCTAGGGGTGAGGGAGCGCAACTAGGCCACGCCTTGACGAAACGAGCGCACCGCCCAAAAAACACCCAAAAACGACAATACGCCCATCACTGCAAACCCTTGCCAAACCGCTGGATGTTCAAGCTGACCAATAAACAAGGCCCGCGAGGCATCAACAGCATAGGCAAATGGATTAACTCCCGCGACATTGCGAATCCAATCAGGAGCTAAAGTGAGCGGTAGCGTAATGCCTGAAAGCAGTAAAATTGGCAAGATCAAAAAGTTGAGCAACGAGGCAACTGTGTTTTCATCCTGCAAAATCAGCGCAACCGCATACGAGCATGAAGAAACCAACAAGCCCAGCAGCACCACAATCAACAACGAAAGCGCTACGCCAGCAGGATCAGCCCGCAAGCCCATAAGCCATGCCACGCCAACCAGCACCAAGGCTTGCAGCAGCAACATCGTGACATCGCGCAGCAAACGCCCAAGCACGAGCGCCAACCGACTCAGTGGCGTAACCCGCATGCGCTCAAGCACGCCCGCCCGCAACTCGGCAATAAAGCCAAATACCACAAACAACGAGCCAGTAATACCCAACATCACCAGCAAGCCAGGCGTAAAAACCCCGATTGCGCCGCCTTCGGGAAAGCCCTCAGTTCCAGCAATTGGCTCTAACAAGGGCGCAAATAATAACAATTGCACCACTGGTTGAAAAAGGCCGACAATCACCATCACTGGGTTGCGCATGGTCATGGTGAGATAATGTTTAAACAGCAGCCATGTATCACGTAGCGATTGCATTGAATATCCTCGAGCTAGTTGGCAGACTCGCGTAATGAACGACCAGTTTGCTTAAGAAAAACATCATCCAGCGAAGGGCGCGAAAGTTCAACGGTTTGAACTTGCACATTGGCTTCATCGATCAGCCGCAAAATTAATGGCAAAGCCTCGGAGCCACGGTCAACCACCAAGCGAATTGTTTGCTCAGCATATTCCAGCGAATGGATATAGCTCTGCTGTTGCAACAAAGCTTGAACGGTGTGATCGATTTCAGGTTGAAATTGCAAGCCCAAGGTGATCGTATCGCCAACGATCTGGCGTTTGAGGGCATCGGGCGTACCTTCAACCACAATCCGACCATCATCAATAATCGCCAAGCGTTGACAGAGTGCATCAGCCTCATCAAGGTAGTGGGTCGTCATAAAAATCGTTGTGCCCTCGGTAT is a genomic window of Chloroflexota bacterium containing:
- a CDS encoding ABC transporter permease, which gives rise to MQSLRDTWLLFKHYLTMTMRNPVMVIVGLFQPVVQLLLFAPLLEPIAGTEGFPEGGAIGVFTPGLLVMLGITGSLFVVFGFIAELRAGVLERMRVTPLSRLALVLGRLLRDVTMLLLQALVLVGVAWLMGLRADPAGVALSLLIVVLLGLLVSSCSYAVALILQDENTVASLLNFLILPILLLSGITLPLTLAPDWIRNVAGVNPFAYAVDASRALFIGQLEHPAVWQGFAVMGVLSFLGVFWAVRSFRQGVA